The Lycium barbarum isolate Lr01 chromosome 12, ASM1917538v2, whole genome shotgun sequence genome includes a region encoding these proteins:
- the LOC132622163 gene encoding V-type proton ATPase subunit c2 has protein sequence MASTFSGDETAPFFGFLGAAAALVFSCMGAAYGTAKSGVGVASMGVMRPELVMKSIVPVVMAGVLGIYGLIIAVIISTGINPKTKSYYLFDGYAHLSSGLACGLAGLSAGMAIGIVGDAGVRANAQQPKLFVGMILILIFAEALALYGLIVGIILSSRAGQSRAE, from the exons ATGGCATCAACTTTCAGCGGTGATGAAACTGCTCCTTTCTTCGGTTTCCTCGGAGCCGCTGCAGCACTCGTTTTCTCCT GTATGGGAGCTGCTTATGGAACGGCGAAGAGCGGTGTGGGAGTGGCGTCGATGGGAGTAATGAGGCCAGAGCTTGTGATGAAGTCAATTGTGCCTGTTGTTATGGCTGGAGTGTTAGGTATTTATGGTTTGATTATTGCTGTCATTATCAGTACAGGGATTAACCCCAAGACCAAATCGTATTACCTTTTTGATGGATATGCCCACCTTTCTTCTGGTCTGGCTTGTGGTCTTGCTGGCCTGTCCGCTGGAATGGCTATTGGAATTGTTGGTGATGCTGGTGTTAG AGCAAATGCACAACAACCAAAACTTTTTGTTGGTATGATCCTGATTCTTATTTTTGCGGAGGCATTGGCTTTATACGGACTGATTGTCGGCATCATCCTTTCTTCCCGTGCTGGCCAATCTAGAGCAGAGTAG